From a single Salmo salar chromosome ssa22, Ssal_v3.1, whole genome shotgun sequence genomic region:
- the dag1 gene encoding dystroglycan 1, with protein MCNKQRGECRPVEEARARMPGLGRRTSVVLLLTLLVAMVQGQVEVLGDMLLDGPGELEASMHSSILSDFQEVEAAVEALEPVAATVYQAEVGAGEVSGFPDSSAVVGRVFQMKVPVKTDYTNNTKITESGKETLPAWLHWDWKSNILQGLPLEEDKGVHYIAVSTSNGSQDIFSIEVHPEEHADPIQLAIQSASNNEVKPFVCGTEEPVTVLTVILDADLTKMSSRQRVELLSKMKKFSGVALQHMKILPVVNNRLFDMTAFMAGPGNAKKVVENGALLSWKLGCSLDQSNVPNISSVQAPAKEGTMSAQLGYPVVGWHIANKKPHIPKRVRRQLNNTPTPVLVVLPPTSVVEPPIRIVPTLSSPAIAAPTDSSAPPMRGPVPLPMKPTIRVRDSYAHTPTQGAPLPTRVMESTSTISIQPTMTRHTVVEATPTLPPPTTVATRKPTKKPKRPKTTPIPREPKTTTAKPARRTTPSSIVPDPRNEKPDLRNPIDQVNAFVGTYFEVKIPSDTFFDKEDGTTDKLRLTLRMNHNEVVGDDSWIQFNSTSQLLYGLPDSNHVGKHEYFMQATDKGGLNAIDAFEVRVNRWASNDKSPVLFQARLHGEPRLVTNDIHKKILLIKKLAYSFGDRNSSTVTLRNITKGSIVVEWTNNSLQQNPCPKEQIQTMSRRISDAQGRPSQTFISAMEPDFIPISIKVKGTGACRNYMFVPPGEITIPIPPAVTPALGTGRQSTDDVYLHTVIPAVVVAAILLIAGIIAMICYRKKRKGKLTIEDQATFIKKGVPIIFADELDDSKPPPSSSMPLILQEEKPPLPPPEYPNMASPETTPLNQDLLGEYTALRDEDPNAPPYQPPPPFTAPMEGKGSRPKNMTPYRSPPPYVPP; from the exons ATGTGCAATAAACAGAGAGGAGAATGTCGACCGGTGGAGGAGGCTAGAGCGAGGATGCCTGGCCTGGGGAGGAGAACCAGTGTGGTACTGCTACTGACTCTCCTGGTAGCCATGGTCCAGGGACaggtggaggtgctgggggacaTGCTGCTGGATGGACCCGGGGAGCTGGAGGCCTCCATGCACTCCTCCATACTCTCAGACTTCCAGGAGGTGGAGGCAGCTGTGGAGGCCTTGGAGCCGGTGGCGGCTACAGTCTATCAGGCTGAAGTAGGAGCAGGGGAAGTGTCAGGATTCCCTGACTCGTCtgctgtggtgggccgggtgttTCAGATGAAGGTCCCGGTGAAGACGGACtacaccaacaacactaag ATAACTGAGTCAGGCAAGGAGACGCTACCAGCATGGCTGCACTGGGACTGGAAGAGCAACATCCTACAGGGTCTACCACTGGAGGAGGACAAGGGTGTCCACTACATCGCCGTCTCGACATCAAACGGCAGCCAGGACATCTTCTCCATTGAGGTGCACCCAGAGGAACACGCCGACCCGATCCAGCTAGCCATTCAGTCAGCATCCAACAATGAGGTCAAGCCGTTTGTCTGCGGTACAGAGGAACCGGTGACGGTGCTCACGGTGATTCTGGATGCCGACCTCACTAAGATGAGCTCCAGGCAGAGGGTGGAGCTGCTGAGTAAGATGAAGAAGTTCTCTGGCGTGGCGCTCCAGCACATGAAGATACTTCCCGTGGTCAACAACAGATTGTTCGACATGACCGCCTTCATGGCCGGACCGGGAAATGCCAAAAAGGTGGTGGAGAACGGAGCCCTGTTATCCTGGAAGCTGGGCTGTTCCCTAGACCAGAGTAATGTCCCCAACATCAGCAGCGTCCAGGCGCCGGCGAAAGAAGGCACTATGTCTGCTCAGCTGGGATACCCTGTGGTCGGTTGGCACATCGCCAACAAGAAGCCTCATATCCCCAAACGGGTGAGGCGCCAGCTCAACAATACCCCTACCCCTGTTCTTGTTGTGCTTCCTCCAACGTCTGTTGTTGAGCCCCCTATTCGCATTGTACCCACCCTGTCATCACCTGCCATTGCTGCCCCCACAGACAGCTCTGCCCCACCCATGAGAGGACCTGTGCCCTTGCCCATGAAGCCCACAATCCGTGTCAGAGACTCCTATGCCCACACTCCCACTCAGGGTGCACCCCTGCCAACCAGAGTGATGGAGTCCACTAGTACCATCTCCATTCAACCCACCATGACCAGGCATACTGTTGTGGAAGCCACACCGACACTCCCTCCACCCACCACCGTTGCCACCAGAAAGCCAACCAAGAAACCAAAGAGACCGAAGACCACTCCGATTCCAAGGGAGCCCAAGACCACCACAGCCAAACCAGCCAGGCGCACAACCCCTTCGTCCATCGTGCCTGACCCAAGAAATGAGAAACCAGATCTCCGCAACCCCATCGATCAGGTCAATGCCTTCGTGGGCACATACTTTGAAGTGAAGATCCCATCCGATACATTCTTTGACAAGGAGGACGGTACAACAGACAAACTAAGGTTGACCTTGAGGATGAACCACAACGAAGTTGTTGGGGACGACTCCTGGATACAGTTTAATAGCACAAGCCAGCTGCTGTACGGTCTTCCAGACTCAAATCACGTTGGGAAGCACGAGTACTTCATGCAGGCCACCGATAAGGGAGGTCTGAATGCGATCGACGCCTTCGAGGTCCGTGTGAACCGCTGGGCATCCAACGATAAGTCCCCGGTCCTGTTCCAGGCCCGCTTACACGGAGAACCTCGCCTGGTGACCAATGACATCCACAAGAAGATTCTGCTTATCAAGAAGCTGGCGTACTCGTTCGGTGACCGCAACAGCAGCACGGTCACCCTGAGGAACATCACCAAAGGATCCATCGTGGTGGAGTGGACCAACAACAGCCTCCAGCAGAACCCCTGTCCCAAGGAGCAGATTCAGACCATGTCCAGGAGGATCTCTGACGCCCAGGGAAGACCctcccagaccttcatctccGCCATGGAACCGGACTTCATACCCATCAGCATCAAGGTCAAAGGAACGGGCGCCTGCCGGAACTACATGTTTGTCCCGCCAGGTGAAATCACTATCCCTATCCCCCCGGCTGTCACGCCAGCGCTAGGCACCGGACGCCAGAGCACAGACGACGTCTACCTCCACACGGTGATTCCGGCCGTGGTGGTGGCGGCCATCTTGCTGATCGCTGGCATCATCGCCATGATCTGCTACCGCAAGAAGCGCAAGGGCAAGCTGACCATCGAGGATCAGGCTACCTTCATCAAGAAGGGGGTGCCCATAATCTTCGCAGACGAGCTTGACGACTCCAAGCCGCCTCCGTCCTCCTCCATGCCCCTCATCCTGCAGGAGGAGAAACCCCCTCTTCCCCCACCGGAGTACCCCAACATGGCCAGTCCAGAGACCACCCCCCTGAACCAGGACCTTCTGGGTGAGTACACGGCTCTGAGGGACGAGGACCCCAACGCGCCCCCCTACCAGCCCCCGCCCCCCTTCACCGCACCCATGGAAGGTAAAGGATCTCGTCCAAAGAACATGACCCCTTACAGATCCCCACCACCTTACGTGCCACCCTAA